In a single window of the Bradyrhizobium erythrophlei genome:
- a CDS encoding heme lyase CcmF/NrfE family subunit codes for MIAEAGHYALVLALALALIQSTIPVLGARWRDPALMNVALSTALAQLLFVAASFAALVTLHVTSDFSVVNVFENSHSLKPMIYKITGVWGNHEGSMLLWVLILALFGGLVAAFGNNLPLSLRAHVLAVQAWIASAFYLFILITSNPFLRIANPPIEGRDLNPVLQDIGLAVHPPMLYLGYVGFSISFSFAVAALIEGRIDAAWARWVRPWTLVAWIFLTLGIAMGSYWAYYELGWGGWWFWDPVENASLMPWLAGTALLHSLVVMEKRNALKVWTILLSILAFSLSLLGTFLVRSGVLTSVHAFATDPTRGVFILLILCIFIGGSLSLYAWRASALKQGGLFAPISREGALVLNNLFLTTACATVFIGTLYPLALEVVTGDKISVGAPFFNLTFAPLFVPLMIAVPFGPLLAWKRGDLLAAAQRLTAAGVAALIAVAVLWAWTRGGSALAPLAIGLAVFVIAGALSDLAERTGLFRTPFATAMQRARGLRRSTWGTVFAHAGVGVALIGIVCETTWNSEYIGSMRPDDVAKIAGYALKLDGVTHRQGPNFREMAAQFTVSLDGKRLSTMTPSKRNFTTRGSTTTEAALLTRGASQLYISLGDTAADGAIAVRIYHKPMVLLIWFGPVLMALGGMLSLSDRRLRVGAPKAARVPRGLQAAE; via the coding sequence ATGATCGCGGAAGCCGGACATTACGCGCTGGTGCTCGCACTGGCACTCGCCCTGATCCAGTCGACAATACCGGTCCTCGGCGCGCGCTGGCGCGACCCCGCTTTGATGAATGTCGCGCTCTCGACCGCGCTGGCGCAGTTGCTGTTCGTGGCGGCGTCGTTCGCGGCGCTCGTCACCTTGCACGTCACGTCGGATTTTTCCGTCGTCAACGTGTTCGAGAATTCGCATTCGCTCAAACCGATGATCTACAAGATCACGGGCGTATGGGGCAATCATGAAGGCTCGATGCTGTTGTGGGTGTTGATCCTGGCGCTGTTCGGCGGCCTCGTTGCGGCCTTTGGCAACAATCTGCCGCTGTCGCTGCGCGCCCACGTGCTGGCGGTGCAGGCCTGGATCGCCAGCGCGTTCTACCTTTTCATCCTGATCACCTCGAACCCTTTCCTGCGCATCGCCAATCCGCCGATCGAGGGCCGCGACCTCAATCCGGTACTGCAGGACATCGGGCTCGCGGTGCATCCGCCGATGCTTTATCTCGGCTATGTCGGATTCTCGATTTCGTTCTCCTTTGCCGTCGCCGCCCTGATCGAGGGCCGGATCGACGCGGCATGGGCGCGCTGGGTGCGGCCGTGGACGCTGGTGGCGTGGATATTCCTCACCCTCGGCATCGCGATGGGCTCGTACTGGGCCTATTACGAACTCGGCTGGGGCGGCTGGTGGTTCTGGGACCCGGTCGAGAATGCCTCGTTGATGCCGTGGCTGGCCGGTACCGCGCTGCTGCATTCCCTTGTGGTGATGGAAAAGCGCAATGCGCTCAAGGTCTGGACCATCCTGCTTTCGATCCTGGCGTTCTCGCTGTCGCTGCTCGGCACCTTCCTGGTGCGTTCCGGCGTGCTCACCTCGGTACATGCGTTCGCGACCGATCCCACCCGCGGCGTCTTCATCCTGCTGATCCTCTGCATCTTCATCGGCGGCAGTCTGTCGCTCTACGCCTGGCGGGCCTCGGCGCTGAAGCAGGGCGGCCTGTTCGCGCCGATCTCGCGTGAAGGCGCGCTGGTGCTCAACAACCTGTTCCTCACTACCGCCTGTGCGACGGTGTTCATCGGAACGCTGTATCCGCTGGCGCTGGAAGTCGTGACCGGCGACAAGATTTCGGTCGGCGCGCCATTTTTCAATCTCACCTTCGCGCCGCTGTTCGTTCCGCTGATGATCGCGGTGCCGTTCGGGCCATTGCTGGCGTGGAAGCGCGGCGATCTTCTGGCGGCCGCGCAACGCCTGACCGCCGCCGGTGTCGCTGCGTTGATCGCGGTTGCGGTGCTGTGGGCGTGGACGCGCGGCGGCAGCGCCCTGGCGCCGCTCGCCATCGGGCTCGCCGTATTCGTCATCGCAGGGGCCTTGAGCGATCTTGCCGAGCGAACCGGCCTGTTCCGTACGCCGTTCGCTACTGCGATGCAGCGCGCACGCGGGCTGCGGCGCTCGACCTGGGGAACGGTGTTCGCGCACGCCGGCGTCGGCGTGGCATTGATAGGGATCGTCTGCGAAACCACATGGAACAGCGAGTACATCGGATCGATGAGGCCCGATGACGTCGCAAAGATCGCCGGCTACGCATTGAAGCTTGACGGCGTGACGCATCGGCAGGGACCGAATTTTCGCGAGATGGCGGCGCAATTCACGGTGAGTCTGGATGGCAAACGGCTCAGCACCATGACACCTTCGAAGCGCAATTTTACCACGCGGGGATCGACGACAACCGAAGCCGCGCTGCTGACGCGCGGCGCAAGTCAGCTCTATATTTCGCTTGGCGATACCGCCGCCGACGGTGCGATAGCGGTGCGAATCTACCACAAGCCGATGGTATTGCTGATCTGGTTCGGCCCGGTGCTGATGGCATTGGGCGGCATGCTGTCGCTGTCGGATCGGCGGCTGCGGGTCGGCGCGCCGAAGGCCGCCAGGGTGCCGCGCGGCTTGCAGGCGGCGGAGTGA
- the ccmI gene encoding c-type cytochrome biogenesis protein CcmI, which produces MTLWFVFALMTVAAIFAVLWPLGRGARSQNDASEAVVYRDQLSEIDRDLAAGLIGRSDAEAARVEISRRLLAAADSQRDPPTISNIRLRRWAAVIALVGLPVVAAAFYLPLGSPQLGDFPLAQRSRAPDVSQPLDSLVAQVQAHLEKNPTDGRGWNVLAPVLARLGRFDEAVLAYHNAITYNGDSAERRADLGEAIAAAAGGVITAEAKAEFERAVAQDADEVKARYFLGLAAEQDGRAAEAASIWRTMLAKAPADAPWRPLVQAALARVGGSTAPALSDDAMAAAKDMNEADRGAMIHRMVDRLAARLKQNGDDVEGWLRLVRAYMVMGDRDKAKSALADARQAVANDAERLRQLNEGLKNLGLDG; this is translated from the coding sequence ATGACGTTGTGGTTTGTGTTCGCGCTGATGACGGTCGCGGCGATCTTTGCCGTGCTCTGGCCGCTCGGCCGTGGCGCAAGATCGCAAAACGACGCCAGCGAAGCGGTGGTCTACCGGGATCAACTTTCCGAGATCGATCGTGACCTTGCCGCGGGGCTGATCGGCCGTTCCGATGCGGAGGCCGCGCGCGTCGAGATCAGCCGCCGTCTGCTGGCCGCGGCGGACAGTCAACGCGATCCGCCCACCATATCGAACATCAGGTTGCGGCGTTGGGCGGCGGTCATAGCGCTGGTCGGACTTCCGGTCGTGGCAGCTGCTTTTTACCTCCCGCTCGGCTCGCCGCAGCTCGGCGATTTTCCGTTGGCACAACGCAGCCGCGCCCCCGACGTCAGCCAGCCACTCGATAGTCTGGTGGCGCAGGTTCAGGCGCACCTGGAGAAAAATCCAACCGATGGCCGTGGCTGGAACGTGCTTGCCCCGGTACTGGCGAGACTGGGCCGCTTTGATGAAGCCGTCCTGGCCTATCACAATGCGATTACCTATAACGGCGACAGCGCCGAGCGCCGGGCCGATCTGGGCGAAGCCATTGCGGCCGCGGCCGGTGGCGTCATCACAGCAGAGGCCAAGGCTGAATTCGAGCGCGCCGTCGCGCAGGACGCGGATGAGGTCAAGGCGCGCTATTTCCTCGGCCTTGCCGCCGAGCAGGACGGCCGTGCCGCGGAAGCGGCGTCGATCTGGCGTACGATGCTCGCAAAGGCGCCAGCCGATGCGCCGTGGCGTCCGCTGGTTCAGGCCGCGTTGGCGCGGGTCGGTGGTTCCACCGCTCCGGCGCTGTCGGATGACGCGATGGCCGCGGCGAAAGACATGAATGAGGCCGATCGCGGCGCGATGATCCACCGCATGGTGGACCGTCTCGCTGCCCGATTGAAGCAAAACGGTGACGATGTCGAGGGATGGTTGCGACTGGTGCGGGCCTATATGGTAATGGGCGATCGCGACAAGGCGAAGAGCGCGCTCGCCGACGCCCGTCAGGCCGTTGCCAACGACGCCGAGCGGCTGCGACAACTCAATGAGGGCCTGAAAAATCTCGGGCTCGATGGATGA
- the ccmE gene encoding cytochrome c maturation protein CcmE, producing the protein MTRKQRRLTMIGGSLAILAIAAALVLNALRDSIVFFSTPVMVAEKHIPPGKRFRLGGLVEKGSLVRGDHLAVNFKVSDGSATLPVTYTGILPDLFREGQGVVAEGALDASGVFKADTVLAKHDETYMPKDVADALKKQGHWKDDYGSKPDYNAKPVGTQGASR; encoded by the coding sequence ATGACGCGCAAGCAGCGGCGATTGACGATGATCGGCGGCTCGCTTGCGATTCTTGCGATCGCGGCGGCGCTCGTATTGAACGCGTTGCGCGATTCGATCGTGTTTTTTTCGACCCCGGTTATGGTGGCCGAGAAGCATATTCCACCCGGTAAACGTTTTCGGCTCGGAGGCCTTGTCGAAAAGGGCTCGCTGGTGCGAGGCGACCATCTCGCCGTGAATTTCAAGGTCTCCGACGGCAGCGCGACGTTGCCCGTCACCTATACGGGGATTCTTCCGGATCTGTTTCGCGAAGGGCAGGGCGTGGTCGCAGAAGGCGCGCTCGACGCGTCCGGCGTGTTCAAGGCCGACACCGTGCTCGCCAAGCACGACGAGACCTACATGCCCAAGGATGTCGCGGACGCGCTGAAGAAACAGGGGCACTGGAAAGACGATTACGGCTCGAAACCGGATTATAACGCGAAACCCGTGGGCACCCAGGGAGCGTCACGATGA
- a CDS encoding thermonuclease family protein — protein sequence MKTVRVARISVIAFGLFVVAASATQSAEIASGIPRIVDGDTVQIGSAKIRFAGIDAPETDQVCLDAKGEKWACGVTARDELIKYSAGRSWDCDLVGSDRYGRSLGKCFIEGGDISAWMVRSGWALSFVRYSHDYDRDEEIAREANAGLWAGAFIAPWDWRHRNAATVVLGALSVPVDAQKTLLGAVSSEGAPSPDCTIKASVGHGECIYHLPGDRWYGKMRMDPGKRWFCSVGEAEAAGCRAPKS from the coding sequence ATGAAAACAGTTCGAGTGGCACGGATCAGTGTGATCGCTTTTGGACTCTTTGTAGTGGCAGCAAGTGCTACGCAATCGGCAGAAATCGCAAGCGGCATTCCTCGAATCGTCGACGGCGATACGGTTCAAATCGGGTCGGCGAAAATCCGTTTCGCCGGCATCGACGCGCCGGAGACCGACCAAGTCTGTCTCGATGCCAAGGGTGAGAAGTGGGCCTGCGGCGTCACCGCTCGTGACGAGCTGATCAAATACTCGGCTGGCAGATCTTGGGATTGCGACCTTGTCGGATCTGACAGATACGGCCGCTCGCTCGGGAAATGCTTCATCGAGGGCGGGGACATCAGCGCGTGGATGGTGCGCTCGGGGTGGGCGCTTTCGTTCGTCCGCTACTCGCACGATTACGACCGCGACGAAGAGATCGCACGCGAAGCCAACGCTGGTCTTTGGGCCGGTGCCTTTATTGCGCCGTGGGATTGGCGGCATCGGAATGCGGCGACCGTGGTCCTGGGCGCACTCAGCGTGCCCGTAGACGCCCAGAAAACGCTGCTGGGCGCGGTTTCCTCGGAGGGAGCGCCATCGCCCGACTGCACGATCAAAGCGAGCGTAGGCCACGGAGAATGCATCTACCATCTGCCCGGCGACCGCTGGTATGGGAAGATGAGGATGGATCCGGGCAAACGCTGGTTTTGCTCGGTGGGCGAGGCAGAAGCCGCGGGATGTCGCGCTCCTAAAAGCTAA
- a CDS encoding Do family serine endopeptidase encodes MTERPTDLSSLPSSQAPRRSLFSARKVALMASVVAGLGVAVYGFSPSAGPANIFSSPAHAQVNNEVRNVAQPVGFADIVERVKPSVISVKVNINEKVAKDDSGSNDDSPFQPGSPMERFFRRFGGPDGLPPGMRGLPHGHGAVTGQGSGFFISADGYAVTNNHVVDGADKVEVTTDDGTVYKAKVIGTDARTDLALIKVEGGSNFPFAKLSDGKPRIGDWVLAVGNPFGLGGTVTAGIVSARGRDIGNGPYDDFIQIDAPVNKGNSGGPAFNTEGEVMGVNTAIYSPSGGSVGIAFSIPASTVKTVIAQLKDKGSVSRGWIGVQIQPVTADIADSLGLKKAEGALVAEPQANGPAAKAGIESGDVITAVNGETVKDARELARTIGGLAPGSSVKLDVLHKGQDKVVNLTLGQLPNSVEAKADTDDNGGKGSASRGTDVPKLGLTLAPANSVAGAGKDGVVVTEVDPNSAAADRGFKEGDVILEVAGKSVANAGDVREAINAARTDNKNSVLMRVKSGGSSRFVAVPLAKG; translated from the coding sequence ATGACCGAACGTCCCACCGATCTTTCGTCACTTCCGTCATCCCAGGCGCCGCGCCGTTCGCTGTTTTCGGCGCGCAAAGTTGCACTGATGGCCTCGGTCGTGGCCGGTCTGGGGGTTGCTGTCTACGGCTTCAGCCCGTCGGCTGGCCCGGCGAACATCTTCAGCAGCCCCGCCCATGCGCAGGTCAACAATGAAGTCCGCAACGTCGCGCAACCCGTGGGCTTCGCCGACATCGTCGAGCGCGTGAAACCATCGGTGATTTCGGTCAAGGTCAACATCAACGAGAAGGTCGCCAAGGACGATAGCGGCAGCAACGATGACTCGCCGTTCCAGCCGGGCTCGCCGATGGAGCGCTTCTTCCGCCGCTTTGGCGGGCCGGATGGCTTGCCCCCGGGCATGCGCGGCTTGCCCCACGGACATGGCGCGGTGACCGGTCAGGGCTCCGGCTTCTTCATTTCCGCCGACGGCTACGCCGTCACCAACAATCACGTGGTCGACGGCGCCGACAAGGTCGAAGTCACGACCGACGACGGCACGGTCTACAAGGCGAAGGTGATCGGCACCGACGCGCGCACCGATCTTGCACTGATCAAGGTCGAGGGCGGCTCCAACTTCCCGTTTGCCAAGCTTTCGGACGGCAAACCCCGGATCGGTGACTGGGTGCTCGCGGTCGGCAATCCGTTCGGCCTCGGTGGCACCGTCACGGCCGGCATCGTCTCGGCCCGCGGCCGTGACATCGGCAACGGCCCCTACGACGATTTCATCCAGATTGACGCGCCCGTGAACAAGGGCAACTCCGGTGGCCCCGCCTTCAACACCGAAGGTGAAGTGATGGGCGTCAACACCGCGATTTATTCGCCGTCCGGCGGCAGCGTCGGCATCGCGTTCTCGATCCCGGCCTCCACCGTGAAGACCGTGATTGCCCAACTGAAGGACAAGGGATCGGTCAGCCGCGGCTGGATCGGGGTCCAGATTCAGCCGGTTACGGCTGACATCGCCGACAGCCTCGGCCTCAAGAAGGCCGAAGGCGCACTGGTTGCGGAACCCCAGGCCAACGGCCCGGCGGCCAAGGCCGGCATCGAATCCGGCGACGTGATCACCGCGGTCAACGGCGAGACGGTCAAGGATGCCCGCGAACTCGCCCGCACCATCGGCGGTCTAGCGCCGGGCAGTTCGGTCAAGCTCGACGTGCTGCACAAGGGTCAGGACAAGGTCGTCAACCTCACGCTCGGCCAGCTGCCGAACTCGGTGGAGGCCAAGGCCGACACCGATGACAACGGCGGCAAAGGCAGCGCGAGCCGCGGTACCGATGTGCCGAAGCTCGGTCTGACGCTCGCGCCCGCCAACAGCGTTGCCGGCGCCGGCAAGGACGGTGTCGTCGTGACCGAGGTCGATCCGAACAGTGCGGCGGCAGATCGCGGCTTCAAGGAAGGCGACGTCATTCTCGAAGTCGCGGGAAAGAGCGTCGCCAATGCCGGAGACGTGCGCGAAGCGATCAACGCTGCGCGTACCGACAACAAGAATAGCGTTCTGATGCGGGTCAAGAGCGGTGGGTCGTCGCGGTTCGTCGCGGTGCCCCTGGCGAAAGGCTAA
- a CDS encoding response regulator transcription factor translates to MRLLVVEDDPDLNRQLTTALSDAGYVVDRAFDGEEGHFLGDSEPYDAVVLDIGLPKMDGISVLESWRRNGRAMPVLILTARDRWSDKVQGFDAGADDYVAKPFHLEEILARIRALLRRSTGHAQSELTCGPVSLDTRTGRVSVAGNPIKMTSHEYRLLAYLMHHTGRVVSRTELVEHLYDQDFDRDSNTIEVFVGRIRKKLDVDIIQTVRGLGYLLTPPSPGV, encoded by the coding sequence GTGCGTCTGCTCGTCGTTGAAGACGATCCGGATCTTAACCGCCAGCTGACGACGGCGTTGAGCGATGCCGGCTATGTGGTCGACCGCGCGTTCGACGGCGAGGAAGGGCACTTCCTCGGCGACAGTGAACCCTACGACGCGGTCGTGCTCGATATCGGCCTGCCGAAGATGGATGGCATTTCGGTGCTGGAGTCGTGGCGCCGCAACGGGCGAGCGATGCCGGTCCTGATCCTTACCGCGCGCGACCGCTGGAGCGACAAGGTGCAGGGTTTCGATGCCGGCGCCGACGATTACGTCGCAAAGCCCTTTCATCTCGAGGAAATCCTGGCCCGGATTCGCGCGCTTCTGCGCCGTTCCACCGGGCACGCCCAATCTGAGCTGACCTGCGGGCCGGTCTCCCTGGATACCCGCACGGGGCGCGTCAGCGTGGCGGGCAACCCGATCAAGATGACCTCGCACGAGTACAGGCTGCTGGCCTACCTCATGCACCATACCGGGCGCGTGGTGTCGCGCACCGAACTGGTCGAGCATCTCTACGACCAGGATTTCGACCGCGACTCCAATACCATTGAAGTGTTCGTCGGCCGTATCCGCAAGAAACTGGACGTCGACATCATCCAGACCGTGCGCGGGCTTGGCTATCTGCTGACGCCGCCATCGCCAGGCGTTTGA
- a CDS encoding Flp family type IVb pilin produces MRQLVSKFLTDQAGATAIEYCLIACGIAFAIIATVQGIGPQLNTKFTSVNSSLK; encoded by the coding sequence GTGCGGCAGCTGGTTTCAAAATTCCTGACCGATCAAGCCGGGGCCACCGCGATCGAATATTGCCTGATCGCCTGCGGCATCGCGTTCGCGATCATCGCAACGGTTCAGGGCATCGGGCCCCAGCTCAACACCAAATTCACCTCGGTGAATTCGTCGCTGAAATAG
- a CDS encoding Ku protein: MAPRANWKGFLRLSLVTCPVALYPATSDTEKVSFNQINRKTGHRIKYAKVDADTGEEVAAEDIMKGYKVDTDTYIEVSKDELDDIALESTHTIEIDEFVPKSDIDSRYLIRPYYLVPDGKVGHDAFAVIRETIRSMNKVAIGRVVLTNREHIVALEPLGQGLMGTLLRYPYEVRSEQEYFDGIQDVKVTKDMLDLAKHIVEKKSGSFEPEHFEDHYESALIDLINKKRSGLPTAAKAAPKSGGNVINLMDALKRSLASEKQSAPLAKAKGKKPRKAAAGQREMLLPISGKGAAPEAAKVREPKKAEKPVRATARSKKAG, from the coding sequence ATGGCCCCCCGCGCCAACTGGAAAGGCTTTTTGCGCCTTTCGCTCGTGACCTGCCCGGTCGCGCTGTATCCGGCAACGTCGGATACCGAAAAGGTCAGCTTCAACCAGATCAACCGCAAGACCGGCCACCGCATCAAATATGCCAAGGTCGACGCCGACACCGGCGAGGAAGTCGCCGCCGAAGACATCATGAAGGGCTACAAGGTCGACACCGATACCTATATCGAGGTCTCGAAGGACGAGCTTGACGACATCGCGCTGGAGTCGACGCACACCATCGAGATCGACGAATTCGTGCCGAAGTCGGATATCGACAGCCGCTATTTGATCCGCCCCTATTACCTCGTGCCCGACGGCAAGGTCGGCCATGACGCCTTCGCGGTGATCCGCGAAACCATCCGCAGCATGAACAAGGTCGCGATCGGCCGCGTGGTGCTGACCAACCGCGAGCACATCGTCGCGCTGGAGCCGCTCGGCCAGGGCCTGATGGGAACGCTGCTGCGCTATCCCTACGAGGTGCGCAGCGAGCAGGAATATTTCGACGGCATCCAGGACGTGAAGGTCACCAAGGACATGCTGGATCTCGCCAAACACATCGTCGAGAAAAAATCCGGATCGTTCGAGCCGGAGCACTTCGAGGATCACTACGAATCCGCGCTGATCGATCTGATCAACAAAAAGCGCAGCGGCTTGCCCACCGCGGCGAAGGCTGCGCCGAAATCAGGCGGCAACGTCATCAATCTGATGGACGCGCTGAAGCGCAGCCTCGCCAGCGAGAAGCAGTCGGCGCCTCTCGCCAAGGCCAAGGGCAAGAAGCCTCGCAAGGCCGCTGCCGGCCAGCGCGAGATGCTGCTGCCGATCAGCGGCAAGGGCGCCGCCCCCGAAGCAGCAAAGGTGCGGGAGCCGAAGAAGGCGGAGAAACCGGTTCGCGCGACCGCCCGATCGAAGAAGGCCGGATAG
- a CDS encoding sensor histidine kinase: protein MRGSSLATRLFLSATAWVVVILLITGIILSSVYRDATERAFDRRLNLYLRTLIAEVATPDEPPDHQFQSLGEPLFELPLSGWYWQITRTDSDKPDVRASRSLWDKKLPKLEEQGADLTAAGIRLGYVDGPEGQNLRMVERPIDLGADGKYLVSVAGDATEIFDETRSFDYYLGGTFAALSIVLVLTTIFQVRFGLAPLKRISDSIADIRSGRAERLEGEFPVEIAPLARETNALLDANREIVERARTHVGNLAHAIKTPLSVIVNEAAAHAANPFAKKVLEQADVMRDQVAHHLERARIAARLTIIGTVTEVAPAIEALRRTMEKIHRDRGIAIEVKADAQAKFRGERQDLEEMAGNLVDNACKWAASQVLIEVRVERPMAPGASPMLRVIVDDDGRGLSAAERARAARRGQRLDESKPGSGLGLSIVVDLAALYGGSLSLGNAPIGGLRAELLLPGM from the coding sequence ATGCGCGGCAGTTCGCTCGCCACCCGGCTGTTCCTCTCTGCCACCGCATGGGTGGTGGTGATCCTGCTCATCACCGGCATCATCCTGTCGTCGGTCTACCGCGACGCTACCGAGCGTGCCTTCGATCGGCGTCTCAACCTCTATCTGCGCACCCTGATCGCGGAAGTCGCAACCCCCGACGAGCCGCCCGACCATCAATTCCAGTCACTGGGCGAACCCCTGTTCGAATTGCCGCTGTCCGGCTGGTACTGGCAGATCACCCGGACCGACTCCGACAAGCCCGATGTGCGCGCGTCGCGCTCGCTATGGGACAAGAAGCTGCCGAAGCTCGAAGAGCAAGGTGCCGACTTGACCGCGGCCGGCATTCGTCTCGGCTATGTCGATGGTCCCGAGGGCCAGAATCTGCGGATGGTGGAACGCCCGATCGATCTTGGCGCCGACGGCAAGTATCTGGTCAGCGTGGCCGGCGACGCCACCGAGATTTTCGACGAGACGCGCAGCTTCGACTATTATCTCGGCGGCACCTTTGCCGCGCTGTCGATCGTGCTGGTGCTGACCACGATCTTCCAGGTCCGCTTCGGCCTCGCGCCGCTGAAGCGCATTTCGGATTCGATCGCCGATATCCGCTCCGGCCGCGCCGAACGGCTGGAGGGCGAATTTCCGGTCGAAATCGCGCCGCTGGCGCGCGAGACCAACGCGCTGCTCGACGCCAACCGCGAAATCGTCGAGCGCGCCCGGACCCATGTCGGCAATCTCGCGCACGCCATCAAGACGCCGCTGTCGGTCATCGTCAACGAGGCGGCCGCGCACGCCGCCAATCCGTTCGCGAAAAAAGTTCTCGAGCAGGCCGACGTGATGCGTGACCAGGTCGCGCATCATCTGGAGCGAGCGCGGATCGCCGCGCGTCTCACCATCATCGGTACGGTCACCGAGGTGGCGCCGGCGATCGAGGCGCTGCGCCGCACCATGGAGAAGATCCATCGCGACCGCGGCATCGCCATCGAGGTCAAGGCCGATGCACAGGCGAAGTTTCGCGGCGAGCGGCAGGACCTCGAGGAGATGGCCGGCAACCTCGTCGACAACGCCTGCAAATGGGCGGCGTCGCAGGTCCTCATCGAGGTGAGGGTGGAACGGCCGATGGCACCCGGCGCCAGCCCCATGTTGCGGGTCATCGTCGACGACGACGGGCGCGGGCTGTCGGCGGCCGAGCGCGCGCGGGCCGCGCGCCGCGGCCAGCGGCTGGACGAGTCCAAGCCGGGTTCCGGCCTGGGTTTGTCGATCGTGGTCGATCTCGCGGCGCTCTACGGCGGCAGCCTTTCGCTCGGCAACGCGCCGATCGGGGGCTTGCGGGCGGAACTGCTGCTGCCGGGGATGTGA
- a CDS encoding cytochrome c-type biogenesis protein, whose translation MIVGAPAAYAVQPDEIMSDPAKEARARDLSRELRCMVCQNQSIDDSEAPLARDLRLLVRERIAAGDSDAQVIDFLVARYGEFVLLKPRLEPHTLLLWLLPPLALAGGGLALWVHSRRRSGSGSKEDQSLLKLSAEEEARLKQLIAAEPVPDKSA comes from the coding sequence ATGATCGTGGGAGCGCCGGCCGCTTACGCCGTGCAGCCCGACGAGATCATGTCCGATCCGGCAAAGGAAGCGCGGGCGCGGGATTTATCGCGCGAGCTTCGCTGCATGGTGTGCCAGAACCAGTCGATCGACGATTCCGAAGCGCCGCTGGCGCGTGATTTGCGGCTGCTGGTACGCGAGCGGATAGCGGCCGGCGACAGCGACGCCCAGGTGATCGATTTCCTGGTGGCGCGCTATGGCGAATTCGTGCTGCTGAAGCCCCGCCTCGAACCGCATACCCTGTTGCTGTGGTTGCTGCCGCCATTGGCACTGGCCGGCGGCGGATTGGCGTTATGGGTGCACAGCCGGCGGCGCTCCGGAAGCGGTTCAAAAGAAGATCAGTCGTTGCTGAAACTCAGCGCGGAAGAAGAAGCGCGTTTGAAACAGTTGATCGCTGCGGAACCGGTGCCGGATAAATCGGCCTAG
- a CDS encoding helix-turn-helix domain-containing protein has translation MHEFSQKGVVPLSERLSLSPEEASALTGIGLTTIKAATYSGALVARKNGKNTVILPEDLKAWLKSLPRIDKKSTNEQLEYA, from the coding sequence ATGCATGAGTTTAGTCAGAAGGGCGTGGTCCCGTTGTCGGAGCGGCTGTCGCTGTCGCCTGAGGAAGCGAGCGCACTCACCGGGATCGGGCTGACGACGATCAAAGCGGCGACCTATAGTGGCGCGCTGGTCGCCCGGAAGAACGGCAAGAACACCGTCATCCTACCGGAGGATCTGAAGGCTTGGCTAAAGTCTCTTCCGAGGATTGACAAAAAATCGACAAACGAACAGCTGGAGTATGCGTAG
- a CDS encoding response regulator transcription factor, with amino-acid sequence MRLLIIEDDRESADYLVKAFREVGYVADLAGDGEEGLALADSGDYDVLVVDRMLPKRDGLSLIGSLREKGNRTPVLILSALGQVDDRIKGLRAGGDDYLPKPYSFAELLARVEVLSRRHGGPAEETTYRVGDLELDRLSHRVARGKDELTLQPREFRLLEYLMKHAGQVVTRTMLLENVWDYHFDPQTNVIDVHISRLRSKIDKGFERPLLHTIRGAGYMIRDGVDRNPYK; translated from the coding sequence ATGCGCCTTTTGATCATCGAAGACGACCGCGAGTCCGCCGACTATCTGGTGAAGGCGTTCCGCGAAGTCGGTTACGTCGCCGATCTCGCCGGCGATGGCGAGGAAGGGTTGGCGCTGGCCGATAGCGGCGACTATGACGTGCTCGTGGTCGACCGAATGCTGCCGAAACGCGACGGCTTGTCGCTGATCGGCAGCCTGCGCGAGAAGGGCAACCGCACGCCGGTGTTGATTCTCTCGGCGCTCGGACAGGTAGATGACCGCATCAAGGGCTTGCGTGCCGGCGGCGACGATTACCTGCCAAAACCCTATTCATTCGCCGAATTGCTGGCGCGGGTCGAAGTGCTGTCGCGCCGCCATGGCGGCCCGGCCGAGGAAACCACCTATCGGGTCGGCGATCTCGAACTCGATCGTCTTTCGCATCGGGTGGCGCGCGGCAAGGATGAATTGACGCTGCAACCGCGCGAGTTTCGGCTGCTGGAATATCTGATGAAGCATGCCGGGCAGGTGGTGACGCGAACCATGCTGTTGGAAAACGTCTGGGACTATCACTTCGATCCGCAGACCAATGTCATAGATGTGCATATTTCGAGGCTGCGCTCCAAGATCGACAAGGGATTCGAGCGGCCGTTGCTTCATACGATTCGCGGCGCGGGGTACATGATCCGTGACGGAGTGGACCGAAATCCCTATAAATAA